A genomic window from Ignavibacteria bacterium includes:
- a CDS encoding pyridoxal phosphate-dependent aminotransferase gives MAETLIASEIIKLAGEINEKIKQGEKIYNLTIGDFDPKVFPIPAELEEEIIKAYTNHETNYPPADGMLETRKAVSKFLKDKEGVDYNPATEILMSAGARPLIYATFQTLVQPGDTVLFPVPSWNNNHYTHLSHAHKIEINTKPENHFMPTAAELKEHIKDAALVALCSPLNPTGTTFSKKDLTEICEMIVEENHSRGENEKPVYLMYDQIYWVLTYGETEHFNPVSLVPEMKNYTIFIDGLSKAFAATGVRVGWSVGPARVIGKMKSILSHLGAWAPKAEQVATAKYLARTEDVDNYLNRFKKEVHDRLDGFYEGFMSLKSEGFKVDAIAPQAAIYLTVQFDLHGKKKADGTVLATTKDVTKYLLEEARVAIVPFSAFGDSEDSTWYRLSVGTCRLDEVTKVIESLRNALRKLS, from the coding sequence ATGGCAGAGACATTGATAGCATCTGAGATCATTAAGCTTGCCGGTGAAATTAACGAAAAAATAAAACAGGGAGAAAAGATCTATAACTTAACTATTGGAGATTTTGATCCAAAAGTTTTTCCTATCCCGGCAGAGCTAGAAGAAGAAATAATAAAAGCATACACTAACCACGAAACAAACTACCCTCCTGCCGACGGAATGCTTGAAACAAGGAAAGCAGTTTCTAAATTTTTAAAAGATAAAGAAGGTGTAGATTACAACCCTGCAACAGAAATTTTAATGTCAGCAGGCGCCCGCCCGCTTATATATGCTACATTCCAGACATTGGTTCAGCCGGGTGATACTGTACTTTTCCCTGTGCCTTCATGGAATAACAATCATTACACACACCTTTCACATGCGCATAAAATTGAGATTAACACAAAACCTGAAAATCATTTTATGCCAACTGCTGCCGAACTGAAAGAGCATATTAAAGATGCTGCATTGGTAGCTCTTTGCTCACCTCTGAACCCGACAGGCACAACATTTTCAAAAAAAGATCTCACTGAAATATGCGAAATGATAGTTGAAGAAAATCATTCCAGAGGCGAGAACGAAAAACCTGTTTACCTGATGTATGACCAGATTTACTGGGTTTTGACATATGGTGAAACAGAACATTTTAACCCCGTTAGCCTTGTGCCTGAAATGAAAAATTACACAATCTTTATAGATGGCTTATCCAAAGCATTCGCAGCAACAGGGGTAAGAGTAGGCTGGTCAGTCGGACCCGCACGTGTAATTGGCAAAATGAAATCAATTCTCTCGCACCTTGGTGCATGGGCTCCAAAAGCAGAGCAGGTTGCAACAGCAAAGTATCTAGCCAGAACAGAAGATGTTGACAATTATTTAAACAGATTCAAAAAGGAAGTTCACGACAGGCTTGACGGATTTTATGAAGGTTTCATGTCATTAAAATCAGAAGGTTTTAAAGTGGATGCAATTGCTCCGCAGGCTGCAATATACCTGACGGTTCAGTTTGACCTGCACGGTAAGAAAAAAGCTGACGGAACAGTGCTTGCTACAACAAAAGACGTTACAAAATACCTGCTGGAAGAAGCGCGTGTTGCTATAGTGCCGTTTTCAGCTTTTGGTGATTCCGAAGATTCCACATGGTACCGTTTATCTGTTGGCACCTGCAGGCTTGATGAAGTTACCAAAGTCATTGAAAGCCTGAGAAATGCATTAAGGAAGCTTTCCTGA
- a CDS encoding S8 family peptidase, protein MKKNTGYIFLTAIIFLLAISLFSGFQRSTENRITNYYYFMGNKFFLKERTDLVFLKFKTGVTNNSAFNILSKYPQIDLSRSQIRVDDDNFIKLTGELSQAEYIELINRLKLDNNFENASFAYSPFGINDEKTFFGLNNNLILQFKPGYSRQQIDEINRKFGVEIVQKIDVTGGETFLAKVTTSSEHNAMETANRYYENGFVNYSEPSLYFTNAACDTVNDPFYPMQWALRNTGSNVPSNPPNIIADADMDVDSAWNITKGDSNIIIAILDTGVDTTHPDLRRVYGYDFVNNDGNPNDDGNHGTACAGIVAAIGNNNLGVTGVAYRCKIMPIKILNDAGNVPGYHVPAFGTIWAYQHGADVMSNSWGIVGGNSSLLLNAINDAARYGRNGKGTVMCYAAGNEDTNPMRFPAIYQGIDIIVVGGLTPCNKRKSPTDGCSLETWGACFGSTLDIVAPCMKIYTTDRVGPFGYNGTDYTSSFNGTSSATPNAAGVCALLLSAAPELKAREVEALISLSAEKVGGYSYSTNYPYGLWNNEMGYGRLNARLSLGLISNLADPVKPEIYHDNPELSGPDSLARTITAIICDNKKIAFGVNAPRIYYRINGGSFNFSNAYSISIDTFRFSIPAQVQNTTIDYYFAAQDTALTPNVTTLPSGGSGINPPGTNQPNVYFTYTVGRYKIQQSVTTPKVCINNSFILDTINISGIPGNVIDVNVRLNISTRDAQDADVYLIKGINSCELTTDNGGTGDGYVGTVFDDEAQIPIIQGSVPFRGSFRPEAPLSQFDGISMEGLWILQYTDDTNTGYNSSLDSWTIEITYETVNGIIQTSTVPSEFSLSQNYPNPFNPVTKITYGLPKNSSVNIRLFDITGKEIAILINEYRQAGIYEIELNSDNYLLSSGVYFYRMESGNFSFVKKMILIK, encoded by the coding sequence TTGAAAAAAAATACGGGATATATTTTCCTGACGGCAATTATTTTCCTGCTCGCGATCTCTTTATTCAGCGGCTTCCAGCGCAGCACAGAAAACCGGATCACAAATTATTATTATTTCATGGGAAATAAATTTTTCCTGAAAGAACGTACTGATCTTGTTTTCCTGAAATTTAAAACAGGTGTCACTAACAATTCTGCTTTTAATATCCTTTCCAAATATCCACAGATCGATCTCAGCAGATCTCAAATCAGGGTTGATGATGATAATTTCATTAAATTAACAGGTGAATTATCCCAGGCAGAATACATTGAGCTTATAAACAGACTTAAGCTTGATAATAACTTTGAAAATGCATCATTTGCATATTCACCATTCGGCATTAATGATGAAAAAACATTTTTCGGTTTAAATAATAACCTGATATTGCAGTTCAAGCCCGGTTATTCAAGGCAGCAAATTGATGAAATAAACCGCAAGTTCGGTGTTGAAATTGTTCAGAAAATAGATGTTACCGGCGGTGAGACTTTTTTGGCAAAAGTCACAACCTCTTCTGAGCATAATGCCATGGAAACTGCCAACAGGTATTATGAGAACGGTTTTGTAAACTATTCAGAGCCGAGCCTTTATTTTACCAACGCCGCATGTGATACGGTGAATGATCCTTTTTATCCTATGCAGTGGGCGCTTCGAAACACCGGAAGTAACGTCCCATCTAATCCGCCTAATATAATTGCTGATGCCGATATGGATGTTGACAGCGCCTGGAATATAACTAAAGGTGACAGTAATATTATTATCGCAATACTTGATACAGGTGTTGATACAACTCACCCTGATCTCAGGCGTGTTTACGGTTACGATTTTGTTAATAATGACGGCAACCCTAATGACGACGGTAATCACGGCACTGCATGTGCCGGCATAGTTGCTGCAATAGGAAATAATAATCTTGGAGTAACCGGAGTAGCATACAGGTGTAAAATAATGCCAATAAAAATATTGAATGATGCCGGAAATGTACCGGGTTACCATGTACCTGCATTCGGCACAATATGGGCATATCAGCACGGTGCCGATGTTATGAGCAATTCCTGGGGAATAGTAGGAGGTAACAGCTCACTCCTGCTGAACGCAATTAACGATGCAGCCCGGTACGGCAGGAACGGCAAAGGAACAGTGATGTGTTATGCAGCAGGCAATGAAGATACAAACCCTATGCGCTTTCCCGCAATTTACCAGGGAATTGATATTATTGTTGTCGGAGGATTAACTCCCTGCAACAAGCGTAAAAGTCCAACCGATGGCTGCTCACTTGAAACCTGGGGTGCATGTTTCGGCTCAACCCTTGATATTGTTGCACCGTGTATGAAGATATATACTACCGATAGAGTTGGACCGTTTGGCTATAACGGAACCGACTATACAAGTTCATTTAACGGCACATCAAGCGCAACGCCAAACGCGGCCGGAGTTTGCGCTCTGCTTCTTTCAGCAGCACCGGAATTAAAAGCCAGAGAAGTTGAAGCATTGATCTCTCTTAGCGCAGAAAAAGTAGGCGGATACAGCTATTCAACAAATTATCCTTATGGTTTATGGAACAACGAAATGGGATACGGGAGGCTGAATGCCAGGCTTTCACTTGGGTTAATATCAAATTTAGCAGATCCCGTAAAGCCGGAGATATACCATGATAATCCGGAACTTTCCGGTCCTGATTCACTTGCCAGAACAATTACAGCAATAATATGTGATAATAAAAAAATTGCATTCGGTGTTAATGCACCGAGGATCTATTACAGGATAAATGGCGGTTCTTTCAATTTTTCAAACGCATATTCAATTAGCATTGATACTTTCCGATTTTCAATTCCGGCACAAGTGCAAAACACAACAATTGATTATTATTTCGCTGCGCAGGATACAGCATTAACACCTAATGTAACCACATTGCCTTCAGGCGGTTCGGGTATAAATCCACCTGGGACAAACCAGCCTAATGTTTACTTTACTTACACAGTTGGCAGGTATAAAATCCAGCAGAGTGTAACAACTCCAAAGGTCTGCATAAATAATTCATTCATTCTGGATACAATAAATATTTCAGGCATACCAGGAAATGTTATAGATGTTAACGTAAGACTGAATATTTCGACCCGCGATGCGCAGGATGCAGACGTTTATCTAATTAAAGGGATAAACAGCTGCGAGCTTACAACCGATAACGGCGGTACCGGCGATGGTTATGTTGGAACTGTTTTTGATGATGAAGCACAGATCCCAATAATACAGGGTTCTGTACCTTTCAGGGGAAGTTTCAGGCCTGAAGCTCCTCTCAGCCAATTTGACGGTATATCTATGGAAGGCTTATGGATACTGCAGTACACCGATGATACCAATACAGGTTACAACAGCTCACTTGATAGCTGGACCATTGAGATAACTTATGAAACAGTTAACGGAATTATTCAAACATCGACTGTTCCTTCAGAATTTTCACTGTCTCAAAACTATCCTAACCCTTTTAATCCGGTTACAAAAATAACATACGGATTACCAAAGAATTCATCCGTAAATATCCGGCTTTTTGATATTACAGGAAAGGAAATAGCCATCCTGATAAATGAATACAGGCAAGCCGGTATATATGAAATTGAATTAAACTCTGATAATTATTTACTAAGCTCGGGCGTTTATTTTTACAGAATGGAATCAGGCAATTTTTCATTTGTAAAAAAGATGATACTTATAAAATAA